The Euphorbia lathyris chromosome 2, ddEupLath1.1, whole genome shotgun sequence genome includes a window with the following:
- the LOC136220618 gene encoding uncharacterized protein, translated as MSADWGPVVVAVVLFILLSPGLLFQLPSRIRVVEFGNMNTSGIAILVHAVVYFCIYTILIIAIGIHIHFN; from the coding sequence ATGAGTGCCGATTGGGGACCAGTTGTGGTTGCAGTGGTGTTGTTCATATTGTTGTCGCCAGGGCTGTTATTTCAGCTACCATCAAGGATAAGAGTTGTAGAATTTGGGAATATGAACACAAGTGGAATCGCTATTCTTGTTCATGCTGTTGTTTATTTTTGCATTTACACTATCTTGATCATTGCTATTGGTATTCATATACACTTCAATTGA